In Drosophila bipectinata strain 14024-0381.07 chromosome 2R, DbipHiC1v2, whole genome shotgun sequence, one genomic interval encodes:
- the mim gene encoding serine-rich adhesin for platelets isoform X21, with translation MDLSLERDSSALGSLFQQIINDMKNTSPLWEDFVAKAGKLHTCLRAAIQAIAAYLDAFQKIADAATNSRGASKEIGTALTRVCLRHKAVETRLKTFTTAIMDCLVQPLQERIEDWKRTVATIDKDHAKEYKRCRSELKKRSSDTLRLQKKARKGQTDGLQSLMDSHMQDVTLRRAELEEVEKKSLRAAMVEERLRYCSFVHMLQPVVHEECEVMSELGHLQEAMQSIALVTKDPSVLPQASEELIHDAKASINLYPESPGGGSGSQGGGCSNSLGSRKSSVCSISSINSSGSSNSPGHHHYPRSLSQFVTPAIRLKPGESSDSGFCSSPALTTQTSNATNQTANVSTWPPHTQDAVDSLPPTADRPHTISTAYEKGHQRPPLTVYTFQNPETIPESTTGLNNGQPPANGQPSSGQTTPATQKSPAASLSRPPLPVRCSSLERPLSAQSNHRQGSGSNLLQRQCPSPIPAHITKELSAAHHAQQQQHQQLQQQQQPQPTPPTYVNMSELANMAAMKLTNHQNQNQNQQQPPPLKQQSSIDSISSQHSNDSTGSHQLLQQQQQHQHMPQQPNHHSASATATRSHSISSTASSLHSHPSIDSTVACGSLVGQHNHSTSTNTNTTTTSPSSGCSTPQNHYSPLLTNSPTSTAAGTPSGSSIGTGAGLGFVYQVSSPTPPSSEVLKITEQGTGSGQASVNTDGEEETDERSRASVLQKASMFEKAAAAAAVSPPAPAPVAAPTASVVGPAGGRRSEAEQQEMDKSFEDSIQALNNLIGELDSFQREIDEGKGKQMMMMTSNNNMSTMTTTSSSSSSTDNNNTPAGNTSTIEPCAISNQTHSSGCGTDISDTTSDELGGDESAEARRRDRDRDRDRDLLGASDSELSRCYVSETSSLTGGMTAGGYENPTFAHFVAASAGREEAGPGDSVSLASDSLCLGQTRHAYVDTCSDNGSGVVVIYDHQIPITPDIEFVKQNSEIVLLRTKDPQPQALQLHEMRELQQLPTNLAGTPDSSPDGQAPPQPSTATVAPAKQRLSSFRATSEQQLQLLGRGSPQRGKTATTEQAQDQHPPPPPPQQQPVDPVKRQLPPKPTSLSLFSGPAPSLAPGDKPLVPRKSDFKADLDAKIRRQKQKVQQQLQQQSPPQQQAPSSATQPQQQQHSPPPPPPQLQSPPNRN, from the exons AACACCTCACCATTGTGGGAGGATTTTGTGGCCAAGGCGGGTAAACTCCATACATGCCTGAG GGCCGCCATCCAGGCAATCGCCGCCTATTTGGATGCCTTCCAAAAGATAGCAGATGCGGCGACCAATTCAAGAG GCGCTTCAAAGGAGATCGGCACCGCCCTGACCCGAGTCTGCCTGCGCCACAAGGCGGTGGAGACGCGCCTAAAGACCTTCACCACGGCCATCATGGATTGCCTGGTGCAGCCGCTGCAGGAGAGGATCGAGGACTGGAAGCGGACAGTGGCCACCATCGACAAGGACCATGCCAAAGAGTACAAGCGGTGCCGGAGCGAGCTGAAGAAGCGCTCCAGCGACACGCTGCGCCTCCAGAAGAAGGCCAGGAAGGGCCAGACGGACGGCCTCCAGTCCCTGATGGACTCGCACATGCAGGACGTTACACTCCGGCGGGCCGAGCTGGAGGAGGTGGAGAAGAAGTCCCTGAGGGCGGCCATGGTGGAGGAGAGGCTGCGATATTGCAGCTTCGTTCACATGCTCCAGCCGGTGGTGCACGAGGAGTGCGAGGTCATGTCCGAACTGGGTCACCTCCAG GAGGCGATGCAGTCAATAGCTCTGGTCACCAAGGACCCCAGTGTCCTGCCCCAGGCCTCCGAGGAGCTCATCCACGATGCCAAGGCCAGCATTAACCTGTACCCCGAGTCCCCGGGTGGCGGTTCGGGCTCCCAGGGCGGTGGCTGCTCCAATTCGCTGGGTTCCCGTAAGAGCTCCGTCTGCTccatcagcagcatcaacaGTAGCGGGTCCAGCAATTCGCCGGGCCACCACCACTATCCGCGTTCCCTGTCGCAG tttgtaaCGCCCGCCATTCGCTTGAAACCTGGTGAATCCAGTGATAGTGGCTTTTGCTCATCGCCAGCGCTAACAACACag ACATCGAATGCCACCAACCAGACGGCGAACGTGTCCACCTGGCCGCCGCACACCCAGGACGCTGTGGACAGCCTGCCGCCCACCGCCGACCGGCCGCACACCATTTCGACGGCCTACGAGAAGGGTCACCAGCGCCCGCCGCTGACCGTCTATACGTTCCAGAACCCGGAGACCATACCCGAGTCCACCACTGGCCTCAACAATGGACAGCCGCCAGCCAATGGACAGCCATCCTCGGGCCAGACCACTCCGGCTACCCAGAAGTCTCCGGCTGCCTCCCTCAGCCGGCCACCGCTGCCAGTT CGCTGCTCGTCGTTGGAGCGCCCGCTATCGGCCCAGAGCAACCATCGCCAGGGAAGCGGAAGCAACCTGCTGCAACGGCAGTGCCCCTCACCGATTCCAGCTCATATCACGAAAG AGCTGTCCGCCGCGCATCatgcccagcagcagcagcaccaacagctccagcaacagcagcagccacagccgACACCGCCCACCTACGTCAACATGTCCGAGTTGGCCAACATGGCGGCCATGAAACTGACCAACCACCAGaatcagaaccagaaccagcagcagccgccTCCTTTGAAGCAACAGAGCTCCATCGACTCGATCAGCTCCCAGCATTCCAATGACTCCACCGGTTCGCATCAACTgctccaacagcagcagcagcaccagcacatGCCACAGCAGCCAAACCATCACTCCGCCTCTGCCACAGCCACTCGCTCCCATTCCATATCCTCGACGGCCTCGTCGCTGCACTCGCATCCGTCCATTGACTCGACGGTAGCTTGCGGCTCCCTGGTGGGCCAGCACAACCACAGCACCAGCACCAACACGAACACGACCACCACCTCGCCGTCCAGTGGCTGCTCCACGCCCCAGAACCACTACTCGCCCTTGCTAACCAACTCCCCCACGTCCACTGCCGCAGGTACACCCAGTGGCAGCAGCATCGGCACGGGAGCCGGCCTGGGATTCGTCTATCAGGTCAGCTCCCCCACTCCGCCCTCCAGCGAGGTGCTGAAGATCACCGAGCAGGGTACCGGGTCTGGCCAGGCCTCTGTAAACACCGATGGGGAGGAGGAGACTGACGAGCGATCGCGGGCCTCCGTCCTGCAGAAGGCATCGATGTTTGAGAAGGCGGCAGCTGCGGCTGCCGTGTCGCCACCAGCTCCGGCACCAGTCGCCGCACCAACAGCATCAGTTGTTGGCCCGGCCGGAGGACGTCGCTCCGAGGCGGAGCAGCAGGAAATGG ACAAGTCTTTCGAAGATTCAATCCAAGcactaaataatttaattggcgAACTAGACTCGTTCCAACGCGAGATCGATGAGGGCAAGGGCAAgcagatgatgatgatgaccagcaacaacaatatgtCCACCATGACGACGACGAGCAgttccagcagcagcaccgacaacaacaacaccccCGCCGGCAACACCAGCACCATCGAGCCGTGTGCCATCAGCAATCAGACGCACTCGAGCGGCTGCGGCACGGACATCTCGGACACCACCTCCGACGAGCTGGGCGGCGACGAGAGTGCGGAGGCGCGGCGACGGGACAGGGATCGTGACCGGGACCGGGACCTGCTGGGAGCCAGCGATTCGGAGCTGAGTCGTTGCTATGTGAGCGAGACGAGTTCGCTGACCGGCGGGATGACGGCCGGCGGCTACGAGAATCCCACGTTTGCGCACTTTGTGGCGGCCAGTGCCGGTCGAGAGGAGGCAGGTCCGGGCGACAGTGTCTCCCTGGCGTCGGACAGCCTGTGCCTGGGGCAGACGCGCCACGCCTACGTGGACACCTGCAGCGACAACGGCAGTGGTGTGGTGGTCATCTACGACCACCAGATTCCCATTACGCCGGACATCGAGTTTGTGAAGCAGAACTCGGAGATAGTGCTGCTGCGCACCAAGGATCCCCAGCCGCAGGCGCTGCAGCTGCACGAGATGCGCGAGTTGCAGCAGCTGCCGACGAACCTGGCTGGGACGCCGGACTCCTCGCCGGACGGTCAGGCGCCGCCGCAGCCGTCCACAGCAACCGTGGCGCCCGCCAAGCAGCGACTCTCCTCCTTCCGCGCCACCAGcgagcagcagctgcagctcctTGGACGCGGCAGCCCCCAAAGAGGTAAAACAGCCACCACTGAGCAGGCACAGGACCAgcacccaccaccaccaccaccccagCAGCAGCCAGTAGATCCTGTCAAGCGCCAGCTGCCGCCCAAGCCGACCAGCCTGAGCCTTTTCAGTGGCCCAGCGCCCAGCCTGGCGCCTGGCGACAAGCCCCTGGTGCCTCGAAAGTCAGACTTTAAGGCCGACCTTGATGCCAAGATCCGCAGACAGAAGCAGAAAGTCCAACAGCAATTGCAGCAGCAATCGCCGCCTCAGCAGCAAGCTCCTTCCTCCGCCACACaaccgcaacaacaacaacactcaccaccgccaccaccaccacaactaCAGTCGCCCCCAAACCGAAACT ga